Within Paracoccus jeotgali, the genomic segment GCGAAGGTCTGGAACATGGCTGATCCCTGTTTGACGAAAGACGATGACGCCGGGCCTAGCGGCCGCGCTGCATGGCCCGCGCGCGGCGCCTTGGGTCGGATTCGAACAGCGCCGCCAGTTGCTCGGTGATCGCGCCGCCCAGTTGCTCGGCATCGGTGATGGTCACCGCGCGGCTGTAATAGCGGGTGACGTCATGGCCGATGCCGATGGCCAGCAGTTCGACCTGACGGCGCTTTTCGATCATGTCGATGACGTCGCGCAGATGCCGTTCCAGATAGTTGGCGGGGTTCACCGACAGCGTCGAATCATCGACCGGCGCCCCGTCCGAAATCACCATCAGGATGCGCCGCTGCTCGGCCCGGCGGACCAGACGACGATGCGCCCATTCCAGCGCCTCGCCGTCGATGTTTTCCTTGAGCAGACCTTCCTTCATCATCAGCCCCAGATTGGGGCGCACGCGACGCCACGGGGCATCGGCGCGCTTGTAGATGATGTGGCGCAGGTCGTTCAGGCGGCCGGGCAGCGCCGGGCGGTTGTCGCGCAGCCATTGCTCGCGGCTTTGGCCGCCCTTCCAGGCGCGGGTGGTGAAGCCGAGGATCTCGACCTTGACCTGACTGCGTTCCAGCGTCCGGGCCAGCACATCGGCGCAGATCGCCGCGATGCTGATCGGCCGCCCGCGCATCGAGCCGGAATTGTCGATCAGCAGGGTGACGACGGTGTCGCGGAACTCGGTGTCCTTCTCGACCTTGAAGGACAGCGGCGTGGTCGGGTTTGCCACCACCCGCGCCAGCCGGCCGGCGTCGAGCACGCCCTCTTCCTTGTCGAACTCCCAACTGCGGTTCTGCTGGGCCTGCAAGCGGCGCTGCAGCTTGTTGGCCAGCCGGCTGACCGCGCCCCGCAGCGGTTCGAGCTGCTTGTCCAGATAGGCCCGCAGGCGTTCCAGCTCGGCCGGTTCGGCCAGTTCCTCGGCCCCGATCTCCTCGTCGAAGGCCTGGGTATAAACCTTGTAATCCGCGCTCGCCTCGCTGACCGGGGGCGGCAGTTCCTGCGGCGCCTCGCTTTCCTCGGCCTCGGCTTCCTCGGTCATCTCGTCATCGGAGGAATCGTCCATCGAGACCTGCGCCTGACGCTCTTCCTCGGTCCGTTCCTGACTGCGCTCGGGCGAGGATTCGCTGTCCTCGCTGTCCTCATCCTCGTCCCGCGCCTGATTGTCGCCGGATTCGGGGTCCGGCTCGGCATCCTCGGTCGCGTCGTCGTCGTTCTGGGCGTCGGGATCGTCGCCCAGCTGATCGCCATAGCCGAGATCCGAGATCAACTGCCGCGCCAGCCGCGCGAAGGCCGCCTGATCGGCCAGCCGCTCGGGCGCGGTGTCGAGGATATGCCCGGCCTGCTGGGTGACGAAGGGGCGCCACAGCTCGGCCGCATGGGCGGCGGCGGGCGGCAGGTCGCGCCCGGTCATCGCCTGCCGCAGCAGATAGCCCGCGGCCACCGACAGGGGCAGATCGGCGGGCTGCTTGAGCTGCGAATAGCCGCGCTTTTCGGCCTCGGCCCCCATCTTGGCGTCGATGTTCGACAGCGCGCCCGGCATCTGCCGCGCGCCCAGCGCCTCGACCCGCGCGGTCTCGACCGCCTCGAAGATGTCGCGCGCCATCGGCCCCGAGGGGACATAGCGGGCATGGGTCGCGGGGTCGTGGTGGCGCACCCGCATCGCCAGCGCATCGGCGGTGCCGCGCGCCTGCACGATCTCGTCGCGGGTCATGCGGCGGCTGATCTGCGGCAGCCGCATGGTGTCGCCCGCCACGCCTGACGGGTCGGCGGTGAAGGTGACGTTCAGCTCGCCCTCATGCGCAAGGGCACGGGTGGCCTCGGTCAGGGCCTTCTTGAACGGATCGGCGGGGTTGTCGGTCGGTTTCATGGCAGCAACGACATCCTGTTGGCCGGGACGGCAGCGCCGGGGATCACCCTGCCCGGACGGCCGCGCTTTCGGGCAATTCCTCGTCGAAGAGACGCTGATAGAACTCGGCCACGGTCTGGCGTTCAAGCTCGTCGCATTTGTTCAGGAAGGTCAGCCGGAAGGCGTAACCGACGCTGTCGAAGATGCGCGCGTTCTGCGCCCATGTGATCACCGTGCGCGGCGACATGACGGTGGACAGATCGCCCTGCATGAAGGCGGTGCGGGTCAGATCGGCCAGCGTCACCATGCGCGAGATGATGCTGCGGCCTTTCTCGTTGTTATAGGTCGGCACTTTGGCCAGCACGATGGCGGCCTCGGCGTCATGGGACAGATAGTTCAGGGTGGCCACAAGGCTCCAGCGGTCCATCTGGCCCTGGTTGATCTGCTGGGTGCCGTGATACAGCCCCGTCGTGTCGCCCAGACCGACCGTGTTCGACGTGGCGAACAGCCGGAAATAGGGGTTCGGGGTGATCACCTCGTTCTGGTCCAGCAGCGTCAGCTTGCCGTCGGTTTCCAGCACGCGCTGAATGACGAACATCACATCGGCGCGGCCGGCGTCGTATTCGTCAAAGACGATGGCGGTCGGGTTGCGCAGCGCCCAGGGCAGGATGCCTTCGTGGAACACCGTCACCTGCTTGCCGTCGACCAGCTTGATCGCGTCCTTGCCGATCAGGTCGATCCGGCTGACATGGCTGTCGAGGTTGACGCGCACGCAAGGCCAGTTCAGCCGCGCGGCCACCTGCTCGATATGGGTCGATTTGCCGGTGCCGTGATAGCCCTGGATCATCACCCGGCGGTTATAGGCAAAGCCCGCGAGGATCGCCAAGGTCGTGTCCGGGTCGAACTTATAGGTGGTGTCGATTTCGGGCACGCGGTCGGTGCGTTCGGCGAAGGCGCGCACCTTCATGTCGCTTTCCAGGCCAAAGACCTCGCGCAGGTCGACGTCTTCGGTCGGTTTCGCGGTGGCATCCAGATCGGCCATG encodes:
- the cobT gene encoding cobaltochelatase subunit CobT, translated to MKPTDNPADPFKKALTEATRALAHEGELNVTFTADPSGVAGDTMRLPQISRRMTRDEIVQARGTADALAMRVRHHDPATHARYVPSGPMARDIFEAVETARVEALGARQMPGALSNIDAKMGAEAEKRGYSQLKQPADLPLSVAAGYLLRQAMTGRDLPPAAAHAAELWRPFVTQQAGHILDTAPERLADQAAFARLARQLISDLGYGDQLGDDPDAQNDDDATEDAEPDPESGDNQARDEDEDSEDSESSPERSQERTEEERQAQVSMDDSSDDEMTEEAEAEESEAPQELPPPVSEASADYKVYTQAFDEEIGAEELAEPAELERLRAYLDKQLEPLRGAVSRLANKLQRRLQAQQNRSWEFDKEEGVLDAGRLARVVANPTTPLSFKVEKDTEFRDTVVTLLIDNSGSMRGRPISIAAICADVLARTLERSQVKVEILGFTTRAWKGGQSREQWLRDNRPALPGRLNDLRHIIYKRADAPWRRVRPNLGLMMKEGLLKENIDGEALEWAHRRLVRRAEQRRILMVISDGAPVDDSTLSVNPANYLERHLRDVIDMIEKRRQVELLAIGIGHDVTRYYSRAVTITDAEQLGGAITEQLAALFESDPRRRARAMQRGR
- the cobS gene encoding cobaltochelatase subunit CobS, translating into MADLDATAKPTEDVDLREVFGLESDMKVRAFAERTDRVPEIDTTYKFDPDTTLAILAGFAYNRRVMIQGYHGTGKSTHIEQVAARLNWPCVRVNLDSHVSRIDLIGKDAIKLVDGKQVTVFHEGILPWALRNPTAIVFDEYDAGRADVMFVIQRVLETDGKLTLLDQNEVITPNPYFRLFATSNTVGLGDTTGLYHGTQQINQGQMDRWSLVATLNYLSHDAEAAIVLAKVPTYNNEKGRSIISRMVTLADLTRTAFMQGDLSTVMSPRTVITWAQNARIFDSVGYAFRLTFLNKCDELERQTVAEFYQRLFDEELPESAAVRAG